In the genome of Campylobacter showae CSUNSWCD, the window TCGAAGCCGAATATAACAAGAAATAAAAAGGTAAATTTATGCAATACAACACTGCACACGCGGCGTATTCGCAAAATACGGTAGGCGGCATCGAGTCGCCTACCAAGCTCATCGAGATGCTTTACGAGGGTGTTTTGAGATTTATTTTTAGAGCTAGAAAAGCAATGCAAGATAACGACGTGGAGAAAAAAGTATATTTCATAAACCGCACGAACGCCATTTTTATCGAGCTTTTAAACTCGCTAGACTACAACCAAGGTAGCATCGCGCACTATCTAAGCGGGCTTTATACGAGGCAGATCCAACTGCTGTCAATGGCAAATATAAACAACGACGAGCAGAGCCTAAACGAGGTCGTGAGTGTAACCAAACAGCTGCTTGAAGCATGGAAAGAGACGACAAACGCAGGACAAGCCGATGTGGCTGGATGAGCTAAAAATAGCCGTCGCTAGCAATGACGCGGAGGCTATCGCGGCACTAGCGGGCGAGACTCCTAGTAAATTTGACAGCCTAGAGGAAGCCCTGCAAGCTCAGGAACTCCTCGGCGCAGCGATAAATTTGATACAAAAAAACAGAACCGAGCTCGGCAAAGAGCTAGAAAAACTAAAAAACGTAAAAAAATATATAGCGTCGTAAATAATTTCTCAAATTTACGGCGCTTTTTATCTCAAATTCTCTTCTAAATTTTATCCCGCAAAGGCAAAGATATGACGAAAAATGCTATAAAGGACGCTTTAAAAAATAGACTCGGCGCGGATATAGCGGGCGATTTTAGAGTGCTAAAGGAGCACGAGCTAGTTAAATTTAACGATGAAGCGAAATTTGTCTTTGAAGGCGAGAGCGAGATATTGCGAGAGTTTTATATCTTTGCAGATACTGGCACGGGCGATCTTTGGCTTGTCTGTTTAGATGACGGCAAGGTTGCTTTTTACGACCACGACGCGGGATATCTTTGCGCGTCAAATTTGGTTAAATTTAATCTGGATATGGCAGGCTGGCTTGAGATCGCCGAGATGTTTGGAAAATTTGAAACCATAAACGAGCCAAACGAC includes:
- the fliS gene encoding flagellar export chaperone FliS; amino-acid sequence: MQYNTAHAAYSQNTVGGIESPTKLIEMLYEGVLRFIFRARKAMQDNDVEKKVYFINRTNAIFIELLNSLDYNQGSIAHYLSGLYTRQIQLLSMANINNDEQSLNEVVSVTKQLLEAWKETTNAGQADVAG